The Gemmatimonadota bacterium genome segment CGATGTACGTGCTCTGGTTTTGCCAGCCATGCCATTTGGACCCACGCCCGAACATCGGGGCTTTGGCTCGGGATATGTCAACATCCCGCACGTTGTTCATGAAGCGTATGTCTATTTCGTCCTTGAATCGCTGGCAGAACAGGGCTTTGGCACTGTTGTTGTCTGGCGCGGCTGCGGTGAGCATCGATTGCAGGAGGCGGTGGATAGGTTCAACGCGAAATTCCATCCGGGATGCAAAGCTTGTCTTCCACCCCTGCCATATCATGACATTTGGTGCCGCGTAGCTGATCCCAGCGTTCCCGGTGGTCATGCCGATAGTTTTACGACCTCAATTGCTATGTATCAACGCCCGGACACGGTTAGACTCGGAAGTATCCCTTCATCCCGTTCCAGAGAAGTGAATTGGGATGATCCGCATCTCGATTTCACAAGATATTCAGACACTGGTGTCATTGGCGATGCGACCAGGGCGAGTGCCGAGTTGGGACGCAGGCTTTGGGATGAGGTCATATCGACTACGGCAGCGATTTTCAGAGATGCTATTGAACTCTCTGAGTAAATGAGACGTCTGTAAACCATTCAGGAAAATACGGGGTAGATACTCTGATACTATCGCGTGACTCAAATCTATGATTTCTGACTTATCACTCATGAAAATTACTGTCACATCAGGGCAAGGGCTATGCAACTCAGGTCGTGACAGGATGGGCTAGGATTGTCCGAGAACAAGGTCGTATCCCTCTTTATAGTACTTCTTGGGATAATAGAGCCTCCCAACGCGTCGCAGAAAAGCTGGGATTAGGGCTATATGGTGTGGATATTCATATTTCGTAGTACATACAGGAGTAAACCCCAGGAGAGATAAATATGTCGCGAGCATTCACTGTTGATGACTTGTTGAATGTCAATCAGTTTACCAGTCGTTGT includes the following:
- a CDS encoding creatininase family protein — its product is MKSHKFTDYTYLEIKDLVDAGCLAIVPTGCTEQQGPHLPVDFDTWFAEAVALEAAHYAARCHDVRALVLPAMPFGPTPEHRGFGSGYVNIPHVVHEAYVYFVLESLAEQGFGTVVVWRGCGEHRLQEAVDRFNAKFHPGCKACLPPLPYHDIWCRVADPSVPGGHADSFTTSIAMYQRPDTVRLGSIPSSRSREVNWDDPHLDFTRYSDTGVIGDATRASAELGRRLWDEVISTTAAIFRDAIELSE